TTACTTCAAGAACTCGCTCGTGACACGTTCGCGTTCGCGGTCAATCTGTTCGGGAGTAGCGCCAAGTCGACGCAAAATCGCCATGGTCATCGCCATCGCCACTTCCCCTTCGCCCGAGAAAACCTCCTCGGCCCCCGCGTGACGAAGCTTCGGAAGCTCGCGCACATACTGCGATCGAGCCAAGATCCGAATCTTGGGATTCAGCTCCTTCGCGCGGCGAATAATCTCTTCGTCGGTTTGACTCGTTCCCGAGCTGAGAATCAAGTTCTCTGCCTCGGCAATGCCCGCTTCAACCAGCACATCTGGCCGGCTGGCATCGCCATAAATCGCGGCGACGTCAAAGGTCTTAATGCGCCGCACGGTTTCGTGATTCAGTTCGATCACGGTCGGAGTAATGCCGTTGTCGAGCAGCAGCTGTGTCACCGTTTTTCCAACTGGACCATACCCCACCACAATCGCGCGATGCCGTGGCGACTCTTCGGAATCTTCCTCTTGGTCCGGCTTGGCCACCGGTTGCTGCGCCGGTGTTTTCCTCCAGCTCAACAGCCACTGATCAATCGGGCCAACCATCCGGTAGAGGAGCGGATTCAAGGTGATCGAGACAATCGCCGCCGCGACGAGGGTGTTGATCACTTCGTCGGCCATCACGTCGGGCACGATCTTCAGTTGCTTGCCCAGCGTCGCGAGTATGAACGAGAATTCCCCAATCTGCGCCAGGGCAATCGAGACCGACAGCGCCACTTTGAGTGGATAACGCATCAGCAGCACGATCAGCATGGCGGAGGCCGGTTTGGCAACGAGCACAATCGCAAGCGTGCAAAGAATCACCATCGGCGACTCGAGCAATTGCCGTGGATCGAGCAGCATGCCGACCGAGACGAAAAACAGAACCGCGAACGCATCGCGCATCGGCAAAGCTTCCGAAGCAGCGCGCAAACTGAATTCGCTCCGTCCCACAATCATGCCGGCGAGAAAAGCTCCGAGCGCCATCGACACGCCAAACACGGTCGCCGAGCCGACGGCGATCCCCAGCGCTATGACAAGCACCGTGAGGGTGAAGAGCTCGCGCGAACGGGTTGAGGCGACTCGATCGAGCAGCCACGGCACGAGGCGCCCTCCCACCACAAACACCACCGCCACCAGCGTCCCCATTTTCACGAGCGCAAGGCCGAGCGCAATCGCCACGCCCCACCCTCCTTGCGCGTCGTTTCCAAACAGCGAAGGGAGCAGCACGAGCGCCACGACGGTCAGCAAATCTTCGACCACCAGCCAGCCGACGGCGACATGTCCCACGCGCGTATGGAGCGCTCGGTTGTCGGACAGAACCCGCACCAGCACCACCGTACTGGCGACCGAGATCGCTCCCCCAAAGACGAACGAGATCGACCAGTCCCAGCCAAACAAACGTCCCGCTAGCGCTCCGAGCACCGTCGCGGTGATGCTTTGCACCAGCGCGCCAGGGACAGCGACACTGCGAACCGCCAGCAGTTCTTTGAGATGGAAATGCAGACCGACACCAAACATCAGCAGAATCACACCGATTTCGGCCATCTGCTCGGCAAGATGTAGATCGGCCTCGAAACCGGGCGTATGCGGGCCGACCGCAATCCCGGCCAGCAGGTAGCCGACGATCGGAGAGAGCTGCAGCTGCTGCGTGATGTAACCCAGCACGAGCGCGGCAGCCAAGCCACCGGTAAGGGTCAGGATCAAGTCGATATTCGGCTGTCCACCTCGGTGCGGCTGAGGCTCCGCCTCGTGTGGCTGCGCATCGTTTGCGACTGGGTGCGGGTTTGCTGCACGCACATCAGCCGCCGCAGGCGCAGCATCTGCCATCCACCCCAATAGCGCCAACATCAGTACAAAAAAATGCAATCGATCATCCTCGCGCTGCGGGTTGTCGTGAGATGCTCCTCAGAGGTGTTAGGTCATTATGCCTACCAGCCCTGATGCGCCTACCCGACGCCCGAACGTCGCTCTGCGCGATGGTGTGGGATGAAGCTAGTCAAGAAAGAGAGTAAGGCCGACAACATGACTTGCCGGCCTTACGGGAGAGAGCTGCGAAGATCACGCGGCGACGTTACTCGTTCGCGACAGGGTCGACCGCTTCGACATTGATCGTCGTCTCGGCGAGCGTAGTGAGATGCTTATCGGCGGCCCCTTCTTCGTCGAGAGTCGCTTGCAGTGCATCGGCTGCCTCATCGTAGCCCAGCAGCCGCGCGAAAGTCCGCACGCAACCATAGCCGGCCATTTCGTAATGCTCGACACGCTGTGCCGAGGCAATCAGCGCCGCGTCCATCACCGAAGGGTCGGCGCTTTCCGCCATCGTCTCTTTGGCTTCGGCAAGCAAACCTTCCATCGCCCGGCAAGTCTTCCCACGCGGACTGACGTCAAGCTTCTTGAAAATCGCTTCGAGACGAACCACCTGACCCTTGGTCTCTTCGAGGTGGTTGGTAAACGCGCTCGTCAATTCGGGGGTCGACGCTGCCTTGGCCATCTTGGGGAGCGCCTTGAGCAGTTGCCCCTCCGCGCTATACAGGTCTTTAAGTTCTTCGACATAAAGGTCGTGGAGTGTCGCTAGTTTCATAATTGTTCTACCTCTTCGTGGAAATATTTTGGGGAGGGGGGATGATCCGCTTGCCATCCATGGACTCAAGCCGATCGCAGAGCCGAGGGACCACTACATCCGGGTCCGCTCGCTCGAAACTTCAGAAACTGCAAGCTCGCCAGCGGTCGAGATATCCTCGGCCCCTGCAGCCTGGAAGATCTTTTTAGCGCGAGCAGTCTGCTCATCGGAGCTCGAATGGACCGAGACGAGCGTGCTTCCCGCCTTCAGTTTTCCTTCGTACTTTTTGGCTTCGTATTCAGGCACACCCATGCCGACGAGGGCACCGGTGACCGTTCCGACCACACCACCAATGGCTGCGCCACCGAGTGCAGCCATGATCGGTCCCGCAGCAATAAACGGCCCGATCCCTGGAATCGCGAGCGCTCCGATGCCGGCTAAAAGGCCGATCGTTCCGCCAATGGCGAACCCTGTTCCATAGCCGGTAACAGCTCCCTCGGGAGCCTTCGTGCTGTTCTGAATCGAGAGATCGGTAGCGCCTCGTTTGTCCGAGACGAGCACCGAGATATCGTCATCGGTAAACCCCGAAGCCTTGAGGCTCCGAATAATCGAGTCGGCTTGGGTTTCTGTCGCTGTGCAAATAACGGCGAGTGTCATAACATTCATTCCTTGATTCGTGAAATTCGATCTACAAGACAGGCATACAAAAAATTCGATTTTGTGATTAACGTCCCAGCATCTTGGCCAGGAAGAAAATGACGACCGCCCCAAACAGCCCTCCACCTGCGAGCAGGTAGACCAGGGAATAGCTGATGGCGGCCAAAGGTAAAACAACCAGCGCAATGAGGTCCATCAAGGATCTCCTTGGGTAAGTGAGCTGTGCTCAAACAGAGTTCAAAGAAATATGAATAGGCCAGGCCTCAAAGCTTAGCCCTCACGGCGGCCCTAAGACCGGAAAAAACTGCTCTTGGGACGTTCAATCCCAGGCGAGCTGTTCAGCTCATCGCTGAACTCATCGAGCGCTTGATCGGCTTGCTGTTTGGCATAGCCATAACGCTCTTGCAGCAGCCCGGCGAGCTGTTCGCGCTTCCCAGCTGCCGCGAGGATCTCGCTGTCGGTGAGCAGTCCCCACTTTTCCTTCACGCGACCTGCCATTTGCTTCCAGTTACCTTCGATTTGATCCCAGTTCATAGCTGCTGCTCCTTGACCGAACCGCTGACCAGACCTGCCCTTGGATTCAAAAAGCAAGCTGCATCGGCGATGGTTAAATGGTCGATTGATTGATGTGTAGATAGATGGATTTAAGGGAGGATCAGTCGGCCAATCATGGTTCGTGGCAATCGATGCGCGCACGAAAAAACCGATGTGACAAAGCTCCTTATTCAGGCAGCTTCACCACATCGGTCTACTCGTTAACAAGCCCCCTGGGATGAGCAGGTTGCTTTTTATCTAGTCAGCCGAATCGTTTGGAAAACGATAATTGATCATGAATACGACCACTAAAGCCTGGGGCCTCGATGATCGTGCTCGTATTATACGGTCCCCGGGTCGCGAGTAAAGGAAGATAATCGGCGCGAAGCTATTGCGGCCCCGGAGTGCGGCATCCATTTCGTCGCCGATACTGGTCTATTAGCTGCAAAACTCAGGGCTCACAAACTGGTTTCCGCGAGTTCGGTGCGGCTGATATTAATTTTTTAGTCGTAAAACTGGACTCGGCAGTCCTAAGGCTTTAGATTCTCTCGCAACTGCTGAAAATCGAGCGGCGTCGCGTTTGCAATCTACTCCAACCCAGCCTTTTGTGAGAATCATGATGGCTACTACAGTCCGCGTCGCCTCTTTTAACTGCGAGAACCTGTTTGCTCGGTTTGAGTTTAAACCCAATGTCGACTTGGACCGCATCAGTACCGACGGCTGGGAAATCAACGAAACCCTTTTCGAACCTAATAAACCCGAGGCTCGCAAAATCACGGCGCGGGCGATCAAAGAGGCGAATGCCGACATCATCGCGTTTCAGGAAGTCGAGAATCTCGATGTCCTGAAACGCTTCCGCAACCAGTATTTGGGAGGCTTTAAATCGTATCCCCATGCGGTGCTGATCGAGGGGAACGATCCCCGTTTGATCGATGTGGCGGTTCT
This window of the Pirellula staleyi DSM 6068 genome carries:
- a CDS encoding cation:proton antiporter — translated: MADAAPAAADVRAANPHPVANDAQPHEAEPQPHRGGQPNIDLILTLTGGLAAALVLGYITQQLQLSPIVGYLLAGIAVGPHTPGFEADLHLAEQMAEIGVILLMFGVGLHFHLKELLAVRSVAVPGALVQSITATVLGALAGRLFGWDWSISFVFGGAISVASTVVLVRVLSDNRALHTRVGHVAVGWLVVEDLLTVVALVLLPSLFGNDAQGGWGVAIALGLALVKMGTLVAVVFVVGGRLVPWLLDRVASTRSRELFTLTVLVIALGIAVGSATVFGVSMALGAFLAGMIVGRSEFSLRAASEALPMRDAFAVLFFVSVGMLLDPRQLLESPMVILCTLAIVLVAKPASAMLIVLLMRYPLKVALSVSIALAQIGEFSFILATLGKQLKIVPDVMADEVINTLVAAAIVSITLNPLLYRMVGPIDQWLLSWRKTPAQQPVAKPDQEEDSEESPRHRAIVVGYGPVGKTVTQLLLDNGITPTVIELNHETVRRIKTFDVAAIYGDASRPDVLVEAGIAEAENLILSSGTSQTDEEIIRRAKELNPKIRILARSQYVRELPKLRHAGAEEVFSGEGEVAMAMTMAILRRLGATPEQIDRERERVTSEFLK
- a CDS encoding ferritin-like domain-containing protein, with amino-acid sequence MKLATLHDLYVEELKDLYSAEGQLLKALPKMAKAASTPELTSAFTNHLEETKGQVVRLEAIFKKLDVSPRGKTCRAMEGLLAEAKETMAESADPSVMDAALIASAQRVEHYEMAGYGCVRTFARLLGYDEAADALQATLDEEGAADKHLTTLAETTINVEAVDPVANE
- a CDS encoding CsbD family protein; the encoded protein is MNWDQIEGNWKQMAGRVKEKWGLLTDSEILAAAGKREQLAGLLQERYGYAKQQADQALDEFSDELNSSPGIERPKSSFFRS